tcaaatgggggtcactgaccctcatctataaacaaatactacaaatgtattgttattgctactttttattactcatcttctattcaggcctctcttattcacattccagtctcttattcaaatcaattttgaaactgttgggaggtatgtgtaagtAATAGGTAAAGCATATAGAGACCATCTTGTAGGAGACAGAATTCCTTGAGGTATGAGCCCCCCTTTTTCTGAGTGACAGCTGAGAGACTATAAAAACCTTGTAGGCTGCAGGGTTAAATCAAAAGTGGTTGCTCATTTCTCCTTCACACGTGTTGCAATAAAGACTTATCTTACAAAGCAGCATCAAGTCTCCAAAGGGTCCGCTCACAACTCCAACAATATTTTTGGTCCGGGGGGTAAGCAATCACCACCATTGTCCACCGCCATATTCCCTTCCATTGAATGGGAAAGTATGACAGAACTAAGGGTGAGGGGCAAGGAGGTGCCACATCTTTGTCCTTACTgccattttatttgcactttgcaaactgcatCCAGCATTAATCCTAACATGAGGAGTGTCCACTGACATCACAGGTCCATCCTCGCAATGTCACCAACCTGCCCTCCATGATATCATTGACCCACCACCCGGCCTGGAGTTAACAGCGGGGAAAGATGGAAAATGGTGACACGTTCAACCAAAAAATAGTTACATAAATTACATGATCAATAAATCAAATACCACAAAATAAATGGCATACTCTTTGGAACATTACTCTCTGCATCAAACTAAATGTGCTTTTGATGGAATTATTGTACCTattgtacctatatatatatttctatttttttttaataggtggTCTTTGTGGGTGTAGAGCTATGGGTGTCAACTGATACCAacgttaaaaagtatttatattattCATAAGGAAGACAAAAAAGTgattaaggaaataatttttattttaaaaaaggtataacaaagaaaaaaataggcaTCAAAAGGAAATGGTTGGTTGGACTATTCCTTCCTCCAAGACTCATCCCACTAGCCACCTGTTATGGATCAGAGATGGTTGTTATCTTCAGAtctctaaatgttttttctttactgaGAATCCCATTTCGTAAGGCACTaatcctggtggtctagcggcagcggggtccataCCGCGTTGCTCCCTGCTCCATGCTGGTTCCGGTCCTCTAGGGCAATTcataaaggcgcaggcgcgctgacgtgatTGCGCCATCGTGCATTGGCGcggaaattcaaatgtataaaaggggaTTTTTAGTATTAGCTCATTGCCCGTTGTAGGTTCAATGAGCTTGTTACTGGGAGCTTATTGTTGTGAATCCTGATTGATCCTTCGTGTTTGACCCATACCTGCTTGcttactacgctgatctctccaatcctgacctttgcctgagtCTCTACTACTCTCATGCTGAATCCTTCCGATTGATAACCTGGTttcgacccttgcctgcctgacgattcctactgcttgtgctggcccggcctacctgttcctggtggcttcctatcttccagcatccttgtaaacagtcgtgccccattgccagccagaacttacgccttgcacctctcgttaagtccaggtggcatctgagtaagctgagggctcctcccgaggccaaaggcggtcacttaactggtgaagtacgagccgagaccagggtgcctggcatctgttctggtgttgggtgctgaccgtgacacatTTCCAGTATAATTTGCCTaaaactgaaaaaacagaaagcttttagcactaaaatatatatatatatagtccattaggcttaaatgaatcattttcatTATGTATTCAAAATGATGTCTCCTATACTCAGATGTAATACCAAAAGTTATACCCAGTGTCCTAGTGTTAAATCTGTGTTATATTGCCTACAATCTTAATTTGTATGTTCTCACGTAATACCTTCCTATAATTATAAGGTAGTTGAATATTTTACTGTTCTGGATACTATTAAAACGTATTGGCTTACaaatgtctgtaaccttgttctaAGTTAAGAGGAACTGCTTAGATTTGGGTTGAGCGTTGCAACTAATAGCCATTTCCAAGGCTGAGGCGAGTGCTGGTGGCATAActacttgcctgggtgcaattgCAACCCCCTCATCCCCTTGGGGCCCGTGTTAAACTTATCAGGGGGTTGGACACCAATTTTGTCCAATCTGCAAGACATTCCCATGGGGGAAGAGAGCCTGAAGTAGCAAGTACCCACCCATGgcatacttatataaataaacacagccCAAAAACATTATGTACTCAGATTATATGCCTGAGGTTATATTATTCTTTAGACATTCATCAGTATCAAAGTTTCTGTCCCTTGACTTGCACTTACCTGTTTATATATAAGTTCAAATCCTCCCACATTACAGTTAGGGTCATCCTTGTAATCAATCACCACACGTAGCATGTCCTCTACCATTGGTGGAACAATTTTCCACATTACTGACGTGTCTTTGGTTATGCCAGGTTTGTATTGTATCTCAAGTAGCCAGGGCTGGAAGTTTTCTCCAAACAGAAAATCTGAACCAAAAAGGTCAAAACTGtttttcctgtacttcacatTTTCCCGAGTGGCCTTCATTGTATGAATGAGGGCTTTCTTCATCCCTGGTATAATGATTGAATCCCAGACTTGCTCTTTTCCGATTGTACAAAGATACTCTTTGAATTCGTCACTGTGCCACATGTTTTCTTCAGGCAGGTTGGGGTGACGATTTGGTGCattctttaattttttctgtATGGCGTAATTACATACATGGGTGGCGCTGGAAggataaaacaatacaattgtcaGGTTTATGTGCCTGATCCATCACTAGTAATCCAGTGTCGGTATCCAGTGAGTCACTAAATATTCTAATCTTGCCTTAGCCATTCATTAGATTTAGCAAGCTGACTACCATAGTTAGAGCAAAATTACAGAGCCCTGTAACCAATGCAACTGTTACAGAATCAGAGGTTAGAAGAACAGGGCCTTTAGCATATTCATCCACTTCACAGATGTAAAGGAaacaagcaaatacatttcatgcCATAAAGTGATTTATCCCAAACATTATCGTATACACCGTGGATTAAACCTATAAATTACCTTTAAGTTACAAGCAACAATGGCACAATTGTCCAAGGTGTTTTATAATGTAATTCTTACTTGTTCAATTAAAAAAGGTCTTATGATATTTATACCAGTTTGTAACATGCTAAAATAAGGCAGAGAGTAGTCTTATTTCTGTTTGTACATGAGCCTCTGAGAGTACAAAGCAGTGAAGTCATATCAACATCACGTCattactgtataacaaataaatagaatGCAAGATTTTGCACCCTCTACTTACGTATCTAAACTCTCCAGCGTGAAGGGCTGAGATGAGAAACGGAGGAAACTGTGCTTATAGAACCAGATAGTTAAGGGGTACCAGTCCGTTATGAGGAAATGCTGACGGAGATCAAATTTGGTTCCATATACAAGAAGTGGCCTCTCTATGTACTTTTCAACCACCCATTCCCTTCCCAAGGAACATATGTCTTTCAGATCATTTCTGCAACGTATCCCTGTAATAACATGTAAAACATGAATCAATCTCTGTTTAAATCAATATTGTAGTAAACCATTCTGTAACACCTGAAGCAACAAAATCAGCATGCGTTGGACCAATAACTAAGGTTGCTCCTTTGAAACCATATTGGTCCTACATCTCACACATCTAATTAGGAATTCATTTATACATATTCTGCATTATTGCACAGAAATAACCATAATCATAACTGTGAATTGGCCATGAAGAATGGGAATTTATTATGTGCCAAAATGTATGAGATGAGATGAAAACCCTCATGGATCCTCCCAAAACCTCACTGGCGGTGAGGTTCCTCACCCTTCTATGGATCATATAGAAATAGCTATTACTATATAAGCCCTTGCATGATTTTCTGCATTAGTTACTGTATGTGAGTCATTTAATGTCCTGTGGGGGCACCCACCAGTAACCTGAACTTTTGTTTCCCCCTAAACAACAATTGAGTACCCATTTCACAGATTCTCTTACCTCTTCCTCTAGATAAATTTCTTGGTTTTGAAATccagatgtttttttctccatctaTATCTAGCTGTGGGTTCACTCTTCTCAGCTTACATAACAATTGGTGGCAGTAATCAACATACTTGTCTGAATTCTGTATGTGCGCACCATGACTGTAACAATACAAGGGCAGGGATGAGAGACAGTTATACATAATACACATCACACTATTGCAATACAATGTTTATGGAGAATATTATAATGTATACCAATAAGTTTATTATTTACGATAAATATCTGTTCTATGTGATTTGTTTTAGGCCCTTGTATtcgtagattttatggtttttacacttgctaaataactaaaaaatcatggattaagtaactataagaaaaattcatgaatttgcgcAAAAACTATGATTCGAAGAAACAAACATTCTATGAACATTCATAAATCACCCCATAGAGTGTTCACTGTCATTGTTTTCCTATAATCAGGACAATTTCTTTCTAAATCTAAATTGTTATGAATGGTTTCATCTGACATTACTTACTGCATAACCTGATAGTAGTCACTTATGAAATGTTTTCTATCAACTATCCCGGCACATATTATGTCGTCTTCATCCTCATGTGTCAAGTCGTACAGATGAAACTGGCAAGCCACAAGGGCTGTTACTATAATATCTTCTGGAACAATTCTTGCAGGGCCATGATTGTTTATTTTAGCATCTACAGAAAAGAACATAACAGGAGGAGATTAATAAGAAGTgagaacaataaacaaatatagtTGGTTGGAAAACCATGAGATGCCAGTGACTCCATTTCAAGTCTAATCTTACAGTGTAAAAATGAACAAGGTGTTACTGTCCAATTATAGTCACTGCAAAGAAGGGGTCTTGTTTAAATACTACAAGTAACTCATTTTCTGTTATCAGAGTAGCTGTAGCTATACCAGGTGCCGCTGCTTTTCCCTTACCTGACATGCAAATAGCcgttttttcttccttttctttccgGCTGGGAATAACTTCATCTTGCAAAGACTTCCCATTGGTTCTCAAAACCCATTTTAGGATACCACAAGCCGCAGTCATGGTAAAGTCATCTaaataaaggtacattttttgTTAGAATACTCTATTTAACCAAAAGATGACACTAACAATAACTGTGAGAACAAACAGGGCAAATATTTAGTTTCTAAAGAAAGATGGAACTTTGAATTATATTTCTAAGCAGGTGATACTAtggatttattttcctttacatattaatgtatatagGCACAATTTATAAGAGATACAGAGAGTTGTCGTTAATATGCACTATAATATACTTATGGGAACTTCTAATAGCTGTTACATTAGAGCACATTTTATTTAGGGTGGAACATTATTTCATATGGACAGCTATATAGAACCAGTGATTTCAGAATCCCTCTTAAACATTCTAATGACTAGGTGATAAGTGAGAGACATCAAGGAGAGGGGAGGGACTAGTCATGGCCTGGTCAGTGTTCTATATTGGAATGTGTGCTCTGTTGCCTtttcaaatgttatataaatacatttgtgtaaaagcTAAACCAAAATAACTattccatgaaaaaaatgcaatatataaaataaccttAGTGTTAAACAAGGGGCCCCatccattttttacccatgaaccacattcacaTAAAACAAGAGTTTTGGAGCAATGCAAAAATGATAAAAgtccctggaggtgccaaataagtgatgtgatttaGTAGCCCCTACGTGGCCTGACAACATACAGGATCCTCTAcatggcagtacacctagtttatatgcaatttaaatttgcctccaagcctggaatttaaaaataagtgccTGTTTCTAGGCCAACGAGAGAAACAtccaaagagttggtgagcaactggttgctcataagccactggttgtagATCACTAAGTTAAATAATACTTTGGTTTTGAAGGATATAAAGCCCAGATTTAAGATACTATACCCAAGACATAATGACATGATACAGTATTTTATGCACACTTACCAATGAatgcttgtttttcatttatcttaCTAAACATGTAGCAACGAGGGAAGAAAGTGTGTGGATTCGCATCACACGACAAACACCATTGCCTTAATACTTTGCACAGACCACTCTAGaatacaaagaacatatttagttatgcattttataaatataaaaagtcaaaaaagattatagcaaataaatatacaaaaaattctAGGAATTAGAATGCAACAACATCTAGAGAGCCACTGATTGGCCACATTTCTGGCTTCTATATTCCCACCAGGTCACCTGTGTCCGAAGAAGTTACATTGTGAGTATGACCAGTGACAAGAGGCATCATATCATAGCCTTGTTTTCTCTTGGAAACCctatgtaaaataatttccacTTCCATTTACTGGAAACCGTCTTTGACTTGGAAATAATGGGTTCCAATCATGTTAACTGGAAGCCATATGATTCAGATGAAAGAAGCAGTCCTGCACAGGCAGACTGTAAACATGCAAATATCAAAATGCAATGCaccagtatttattaatgggccAATGTGGAGCTATTTGGGTCTTTACACTGGTTAAATACTGGGGCCTCCAGTTCAGACATGGATCAAATCATCTAAAAcaagttgctttttattttttgttgtgctatTATAATAAAACGGCAAATTTCACTGAGAATGTGAATATATTCACAAATAGTATTTAATAAGCAATtcattttgatcagtctactgcgAGATAGAAAtgaaagatctaattggttgctatgggtcattgTAAGTCACTGCAGTTGGCTCACCTTGCTTGTGGCGTGCACTCTGCAAAAGTGATTGGTTATCTGATCCTCTTTCAGAAGATGGAGTTCAATTCTTTGGCGTGTCAGGATGAGGTTGGGTTGTATGTCATAACGACTTataatctaaaaaagaaaaataaatacaaagtttattCATGGAAGGCAAGTACACTCAAATGATTAGTAAACTTCTGGAGCATTATATTACTTCTTTTACCACAGAAGAAATAACAACTGGCCTAGTAACTGCTAGTTATGCTGCTACCATACTCTGTAATTAAGTTGCACTAAGTACTGTAGCTTGCTaacttgcttggctcctctccacCAGTCACATCATGCACTTTAACTGAATAGTAAATGtagtgcatttatatttatgttcatAGAAAGAAATATGTTTAGCTATAGGAAAGGGCAAGTCATTGTACACTGTTCTGGGTTGAACAATGACAATGGTGTGATAAAAGAAAGCatataatattaaacattaacaATATTTATCTTAATGCTCAATTAAATTGGCCATATCCATGAGTGGTTAGATTAAGATTACCCACACATTTCTTACATAGATCTTTGTATTGtacaaacataaatatgaatttacCTTATGTCCATATGTTGGGTCACGAAATACAGTTTTCTTGGGACCAGCATCTATCAAGTAAAAACATTGCATTAGTATCATTATCGCAGTTTATTAGATTGCTCAGAAAGGTTCCACTAGTAGCAGATTCTGCCCATATTTCCCAGGCACATTAGGGAATATAATATTATCTCTATAATATTAAGGCTTAAGACTAGAGTACTCAACTGTGTAACAAAACCATGTTTTTTGGTGTCAGGTGCCTACAGAAAAAGTATTCCTTATAAATTCTGGCCTACGGATATGTTTAcgtggaatattttcagatcagAAAGTCACTGGAAGATAAAGTTGGATGCAACTTTCATGCAATTGTCGCCTATTCCATGAGGTTTTATCCTCTACTTCTACTTCATCAACTTTGTGCTCATGAAACCCCAGGGCAGACATTTATATGCTAGCATGTGGGGAGCACTAGGTTCATTTTTATCGTTAACAATTCAATATCTCTAAAATCCTTgaagagatgttttttttaagcagacttactgAAGGTGGGGGCAATTTTCTTCACCCATCCTCTACTTAATAGGCCTCTCTCGAAGTCATTGGATCTTTTAAAGTCAGTCCAGAAAACTTTCTTTTTCTGTGGGATATTTAAAGAGAAACGCATTAGAGATTCCAAATACAGTAATTTCTTAAAGGTGGCTTATACAGAATAAATTGCTTGCATGGGATCATGTTTCTTCTGTGTGATATTAAGGGACCTTAAGgtatataaaagaaacaaattcATAAGTCTTGGGGTTTGGAAATAGCTGTAGTGGAAGAACATAATAGTTTGTTATACAACCAATACTAACTGTGTACTTGTTGCATATTGGGCAGATATCAGGGATAAATGTAACAATGCTCTTCACATCTACCTATTTCCTTATGAGTTGGCTATCAGCATATCTACTCACAGCAATACACTGGtaccaatgtaaaatattttttaatattgtcatTTGTAAAAATGGCCATTACAGGTATATTCAgaattactatgttactttagtGGATTGTGTCTATCTTAGACCCAGGTGCCTCCTTCCAGCCAATCATGGCTCTCACAACAGGACACATGAAGAGCAGAATGTGGCTTATCTGTTATTCACTCCTAGTGTTCTTTAACTTTTCTATGTAAAGTCATTATAGCCTTGGGGAAGTCAGGCACCAAACTAAGATCATTTACATTGTAGGAGATGGACTCTCTGTGCAAtgtcatttttaggtttttttctcctaataTACTTATATTCACAACATAGGCTAAAAGAATTCCTGGTGCTGGTAAATTACTTACCGCAATTGATGTTTTAACCTGGTCTTTGAAGCATCTCTTCTGTCTGGATACACATTCGTCACAGTACAATTTATCCCGTTCAGGTGAAACTGCATGTGCAAAAgagatataacatacatatattatattatcaggAGTGatgaataatgatataatattttAACAAACCACAAAGAGTACAAAATGAAGATGGCAATTTACTACAAAATTCCCAGGACTGGAGAAATTCAGAATAAAACCTATTTTATGAAGCCACATGATAACACAAGACAGTTCTTTGAAATAATCTTGTAGAACATCATGTACTAGGACATATACAGGGGCAAATCTATTTAGGAAAGTGTTaacaaataacaacaaatttTCACAGTTGATAAAGGTGAAGATTAGAAGATGAACACATTTATTCATCTAAATCATGTTCTGCCACTAATATGAAAGAAGTGTTGGACTATAAGGTTAAAGATGGGACATGGAGTAGTAACAAGTACCAACTAGTTCATTTCTAGTAACAGGTAGAAAGTGTTCAGCCAATCAGAAGATAGCATTTAAGCATTTAACTAATTACCATTAGGCTTCTTAGCAGTTTTTCTTGTACTCTTAGATTTGTTAGCCGCCTTTCTTTTCCTATGAGCTTTAGTAGtagtttctcttttcctcttaGCTTCAACAGTTGTTTCTCTTTCGCTATTAACTTCATTACTCGTTTCTATTTCACTATTAGCTTCAACAGTTGTTTCTCTTTCGCTATTAACTTCATAACTCGTTTCTCTTTCACTATTAGCTTCAATAGTTGTTTCTCTTTCGCTATTAACTTCATAACTCGTTTCTCTTTCACTATTAGCTTCAATAGTTGTTTCTCTTTCACTATTTACTTCATAACTCGTTTCTCTTTCACTATTAGCTTCAATAGGTTGTTTTTctagtgattcctgtttgatctgttAAGATAAAATATTGCAAGAATAAGAGATTCACAAAAGTAAGGTAAAAGTGTAAAGTAAATGCTACAGTTCCACACGTTAGGCCCATAACCCACTGGTGCAATGTGGAAATGTGTCTAATTTTATAGGAAAACCCAAAGATTCATGAGCAGCCAATGTCCACTCTTGTATAactgtgtatatacaggtatgggactggttatccacaatgctcgggaccttgagttttctggataacagatcttactgtaatttggatcttcatacctttagtctactagaaaattgtgtaaacattaaatgaacccaataggctggtatttcttcttagctgggatcaagtacatggaactaatttattattgcagaagaaaaggaaacattttttaaaaatttggaattatttggataaaatgtagtttagGGAGATGGCCTctctataatttggaactttccggataacggtttgccagataacagatcctgtacctatatatatatatatatatatatatatatatatatatatatatatatatatatatgtatatatattatatatatgtaaataaggtATTTTTGGCAGCAATACTACATGTGCCTTTTCATAAAGCAGCAGTGTagaagtttaatatatatatacacacacttttttatttttaaacaagaagaggtaaaaaggaggaaaaaagggATTCGGTCTGCACTGAAGATACGTTAAAAACTCCACATGCACCTTAAACGTCCATTATATATTAGGTCAGTATGTAGGAAAGTTGCTAAAGTAAATCTGTACTATGAAAGGAAAGGCAGTCTGAAGAATAAAAGAATGTTCTGTTTTAATCTACAAATATCTCCTGCCTACCTCAATTTCTTCAACAGCATTGTCATTAGGTTtctgataaagaaagaaaatatatattatcagttTATAGTTAAACGCTTCATTTGACAGTAAAGAATATGCTAATACTGGGTATTTAAACATAGCTCTTTGCCAaattatccctattaatatgggccaggtgtagtgatgggcgaatttattcggcaggcgcaaattcgcggcgtcagcaatttttttttctaaaaaacggacgccggcgtcaaaaacgagacgccggcgtcgtttcgcgaatttttcaccgtttcgcgaatttcgcaaatttttcggcgaagcgaaacggcgcaaattcgcccatcactagccaggtgTAGAAAAATTGAATTAATAACAGTCAGAGGCAGGACTAGACCTCCCCAGTCCAGAAAAACCTATTTGTAGGACCCTTTACAGCCCATGATTTCCATATACccaacatgtactgtatacatcTGGCAGCACAAGTCAAAGGAGAGGTATCACTGATTCTTCTTAACAGACCTGAAATGCTACACATtggtatacactgaacatacatatCAACTGTAGCATATTAAAGTATGTTCATGTACCTACATTCTCCACAATATGTGGCCCAATATGGAGTGGGTGCCAACTGACAAATACCTGAATCCAAATTTTATAtggacttttatttttaattattcgtGAATAAACAATATGACTTATTTACTAACACTAGGGAAATCTGCacctgtggccacaaaaaatagcAGCCAGTCAGTGACTATATTTGTTCTGCCAGCTACAAGTACAACAATGAAGCAAAAACTCTATTGGATACGGCCCAGgcaaatatttgtgaaattctgATAAATTGTTACTGCAGATTTTACAACTTTTGAGACTTTTTATTGGTGAGCTGATTCTTATAACTTGACAACATATtgcatttaattatattaaatacattatatctatattatatatattatttgaaatcttacctttttacgaaatggaaagcaataagaaatacatttccaAAGTCTTTTCGTTAAAGTGTTCATTGTAGAATGTAGATGttatttgattttgttatttgattttgttatttgattttctataaaggaagaaaaaaaaatatatatatgttatactatatatatataataatatacaagagccataaatatcctgtaaattatatccttataaatatcagttataaacggtgagtagtgatgtcatttttgtcacacaactcactaaaacttgtgtattataataaataaattacctcttgttggaaaatatgaggatattagaagttaccactgagttccatgaactgtataaaagcacttggccttcgaccttatatggtcattgaattgATGTTATTGTTgcaatcagagcttagtgatgtcattgttgtaATCAGCgtttagtgatgttatttctgtcatgaCTCACACAAactgtattattactgtatatattatgataaataaagtatcccctgttgcaaaatatgaagatattagaactcacttcagagttccatggcctgaaCTCCtcgctaacttataatatccttatattttacaaggggtactttattcactatatatactcacTATATATACAACTCTGTTTctcttatgtatttatttatatatttctatccttAATATCAGTGTTAGTAATTTTAATATACCTCACTCTCTGCCTCAGTTGGCTGGAAAATCAAATGACAACTTGGATCCTGTTTCCTGTACTACATGTACAGAAAGCTTagggtccattatgacatcactatggAAGCACTCAGCCTTTGaccttatatggtcattgaattgatttcattgttt
Above is a genomic segment from Xenopus laevis strain J_2021 chromosome 3L, Xenopus_laevis_v10.1, whole genome shotgun sequence containing:
- the LOC121401591 gene encoding tubulin monoglycylase TTLL3-like isoform X3; amino-acid sequence: MNTLTKRLWKCISYCFPFRKKIKQESLEKQPIEANSERETSYEVNSERETTIEANSERETSYEVNSERETTIEANSERETSYEVNSERETTVEANSEIETSNEVNSERETTVEAKRKRETTTKAHRKRKAANKSKSTRKTAKKPNVSPERDKLYCDECVSRQKRCFKDQVKTSIAKKKVFWTDFKRSNDFERGLLSRGWVKKIAPTFNAGPKKTVFRDPTYGHKIISRYDIQPNLILTRQRIELHLLKEDQITNHFCRVHATSKSGLCKVLRQWCLSCDANPHTFFPRCYMFSKINEKQAFIDDFTMTAACGILKWVLRTNGKSLQDEVIPSRKEKEEKTAICMSDAKINNHGPARIVPEDIIVTALVACQFHLYDLTHEDEDDIICAGIVDRKHFISDYYQVMHHGAHIQNSDKYVDYCHQLLCKLRRVNPQLDIDGEKNIWISKPRNLSRGRGIRCRNDLKDICSLGREWVVEKYIERPLLVYGTKFDLRQHFLITDWYPLTIWFYKHSFLRFSSQPFTLESLDTATHVCNYAIQKKLKNAPNRHPNLPEENMWHSDEFKEYLCTIGKEQVWDSIIIPGMKKALIHTMKATRENVKYRKNSFDLFGSDFLFGENFQPWLLEIQYKPGITKDTSVMWKIVPPMVEDMLRVVIDYKDDPNCNVGGFELIYKQANYTGNVSRSAPNTRTDARHPGLGSYFTS
- the LOC121401591 gene encoding tubulin monoglycylase TTLL3-like isoform X1 gives rise to the protein MNTLTKRLWKCISYCFPFRKKKPNDNAVEEIEIKQESLEKQPIEANSERETSYEVNSERETTIEANSERETSYEVNSERETTIEANSERETSYEVNSERETTVEANSEIETSNEVNSERETTVEAKRKRETTTKAHRKRKAANKSKSTRKTAKKPNVSPERDKLYCDECVSRQKRCFKDQVKTSIAKKKVFWTDFKRSNDFERGLLSRGWVKKIAPTFNAGPKKTVFRDPTYGHKIISRYDIQPNLILTRQRIELHLLKEDQITNHFCRVHATSKSGLCKVLRQWCLSCDANPHTFFPRCYMFSKINEKQAFIDDFTMTAACGILKWVLRTNGKSLQDEVIPSRKEKEEKTAICMSDAKINNHGPARIVPEDIIVTALVACQFHLYDLTHEDEDDIICAGIVDRKHFISDYYQVMHHGAHIQNSDKYVDYCHQLLCKLRRVNPQLDIDGEKNIWISKPRNLSRGRGIRCRNDLKDICSLGREWVVEKYIERPLLVYGTKFDLRQHFLITDWYPLTIWFYKHSFLRFSSQPFTLESLDTATHVCNYAIQKKLKNAPNRHPNLPEENMWHSDEFKEYLCTIGKEQVWDSIIIPGMKKALIHTMKATRENVKYRKNSFDLFGSDFLFGENFQPWLLEIQYKPGITKDTSVMWKIVPPMVEDMLRVVIDYKDDPNCNVGGFELIYKQANYTGNVSRSAPNTRTDARHPGLGSYFTS
- the LOC121401591 gene encoding tubulin monoglycylase TTLL3-like isoform X2 — translated: MNTLTKRLWKCISYCFPFRKKKPNDNAVEEIEIKQESLEKQPIEANSERETSYEVNSERETTIEANSERETSYEVNSERETTIEANSERETSYEVNSERETTVEANSEIETSNEVNSERETTVEAKRKRETTTKAHRKRKAANKSKSTRKTAKKPNVSPERDKLYCDECVSRQKRCFKDQVKTSIAKKKVFWTDFKRSNDFERGLLSRGWVKKIAPTFNAGPKKTVFRDPTYGHKIISRYDIQPNLILTRQRIELHLLKEDQITNHFCRVHATSKSGLCKVLRQWCLSCDANPHTFFPRCYMFSKINEKQAFIDDFTMTAACGILKWVLRTNGKSLQDEVIPSRKEKEEKTAICMSDAKINNHGPARIVPEDIIVTALVACQFHLYDLTHEDEDDIICAGIVDRKHFISDYYQVMHHGAHIQNSDKYVDYCHQLLCKLRRVNPQLDIDGEKNIWISKPRNLSRGRGIRCRNDLKDICSLGREWVVEKYIERPLLVYGTKFDLRQHFLITDWYPLTIWFYKHSFLRFSSQPFTLESLDTATHVCNYAIQKKLKNAPNRHPNLPEENMWHSDEFKEYLCTIGKEQVWDSIIIPGMKKALIHTMKATRENVKYRKNSFDLFGSDFLFGENFQPWLLEIQYKPGITKDTSVMWKIVPPMVEDMLRVVIDYKDDPNCNVGGFELIYKQANYTGNGILSKEKTFRDLKITTISDP
- the LOC121401591 gene encoding tubulin monoglycylase TTLL3-like isoform X4, with amino-acid sequence MNTLTKRLWKCISYCFPFRKKKPNDNAVEEIEIKQESLEKQPIEANSERETSYEVNSERETTIEANSERETSYEVNSERETTIEANSERETSYEVNSERETTVEANSEIETSNEVNSERETTVEAKRKRETTTKAHRKRKAANKSKSTRKTAKKPNVSPERDKLYCDECVSRQKRCFKDQVKTSIAKKKVFWTDFKRSNDFERGLLSRGWVKKIAPTFNAGPKKTVFRDPTYGHKIISRYDIQPNLILTRQRIELHLLKEDQITNHFCRVHATSKSGLCKVLRQWCLSCDANPHTFFPRCYMFSKINEKQAFIDDFTMTAACGILKWVLRTNGKSLQDEVIPSRKEKEEKTAICMSDAKINNHGPARIVPEDIIVTALVACQFHLYDLTHEDEDDIICAGIVDRKHFISDYYQVMHHGAHIQNSDKYVDYCHQLLCKLRRVNPQLDIDGEKNIWISKPRNLSRGRGIRCRNDLKDICSLGREWVVEKYIERPLLVYGTKFDLRQHFLITDWYPLTIWFYKHSFLRFSSQPFTLESLDTATHVCNYAIQKKLKNAPNRHPNLPEENMWHSDEFKEYLCTIGKEQVWDSIIIPGMKKALIHTMKATRENVKYRKNSFDLFGSDFLFGENFQPWLLEIQYKPGITKDTSVMWKIVPPMVEDMLRVVIDYKDDPNCNVGGFELIYKQF